From the genome of Streptococcus marmotae, one region includes:
- the cydC gene encoding thiol reductant ABC exporter subunit CydC has protein sequence MTNIPLFRVMKDDHWVKPFFKQYKLALVAALFLGFLTFFSAGALMFISGFLISKSASLPTNILLVYIPIVLTRTFGIARPVFRYLERLTSHNWVLKMTSQLRLKLYQTLEQDAIFIKRDFRLGDVIGLLAEDINHLQNLYLRTIFPTVIAWILYLFIVIGLGFFSWRFALFMFLYLAILIFLFPLVSVLVNGARQQKEKALKNGLYTELTDNVLGISDWIFSQRGQEYVALHEHSQDQLMAVQAKMKSFQNKRALLFEVAYGGLILATFLWAGSHFTGHHGGAANWVAAFVLSLLPIIDAFAGLSAASQETNSYADSIERLNALPSLRPESTTNQQPQAPYTLEINNLSFHYAGDERLVLDQLSLTIPQGQKLAILGRSGSGKSTLATLLRGDLQPSLGDISLGGVPVATIGEAIPAYIGVIQQAPYLFRTSLLNNIRLGNEKASLDQVWHVLERVGLKEMVAALPQGLDTMVDEAGLRFSGGERHRIALARILLKETPIVILDEPTVGLDPITEKQLLTTFMEELKGKTVIWITHHLKGIEYADRVIFLENGQLEMEGSPAFLAETSPRFRHLKAVDDGEKETV, from the coding sequence ATGACTAATATTCCTTTGTTTCGTGTCATGAAAGATGACCACTGGGTCAAACCATTTTTCAAACAATACAAACTAGCCTTAGTTGCTGCCTTGTTTCTTGGTTTTCTGACCTTCTTTAGTGCAGGTGCTCTGATGTTCATCTCAGGCTTTCTGATTAGTAAATCTGCCTCTCTACCAACCAATATTCTCCTCGTTTATATTCCGATTGTTCTGACTAGAACCTTTGGGATTGCTAGACCAGTTTTCCGCTATTTGGAACGTTTGACGAGCCACAATTGGGTTCTCAAAATGACCTCGCAACTCCGGCTCAAGCTCTATCAGACCTTGGAACAGGATGCGATTTTCATTAAACGTGATTTTCGTTTGGGAGATGTGATTGGACTCTTAGCAGAAGACATCAATCACCTACAAAATCTTTACTTGCGGACCATTTTCCCAACAGTTATCGCTTGGATTCTCTACCTATTTATCGTGATTGGGTTGGGGTTCTTTTCTTGGCGGTTCGCGCTCTTCATGTTCCTTTATCTGGCCATTCTGATTTTTCTCTTTCCTCTGGTTTCTGTTCTCGTTAATGGAGCAAGACAGCAAAAAGAAAAAGCCTTAAAAAATGGCCTGTATACAGAATTAACTGACAATGTCTTGGGAATTTCAGACTGGATTTTCAGCCAACGGGGACAAGAATATGTTGCACTCCATGAACATTCACAAGACCAACTGATGGCAGTCCAAGCTAAGATGAAATCCTTCCAAAATAAGCGAGCACTTCTATTTGAAGTAGCTTATGGTGGATTGATTCTTGCTACTTTCCTTTGGGCGGGAAGTCATTTTACTGGTCATCATGGAGGGGCAGCCAATTGGGTTGCAGCCTTTGTCCTATCGCTTCTTCCCATTATCGATGCCTTTGCAGGATTATCTGCTGCCAGTCAAGAAACAAACAGTTATGCGGACTCAATTGAACGGCTCAATGCTCTTCCTAGCCTACGACCTGAATCGACAACAAATCAGCAACCGCAAGCTCCTTATACTCTTGAGATAAACAATCTCAGCTTTCACTATGCTGGTGATGAACGACTGGTCCTTGACCAACTGTCCTTGACCATTCCTCAAGGACAAAAGCTGGCCATTCTAGGTCGGAGTGGTTCTGGAAAAAGTACCCTTGCAACTCTGTTGAGAGGAGATTTACAGCCTAGTTTAGGAGACATTTCCCTGGGTGGTGTACCAGTAGCTACTATTGGCGAAGCTATTCCAGCCTACATTGGCGTTATCCAGCAGGCACCCTATCTCTTTCGGACGAGCTTGCTCAATAATATCCGCCTTGGAAATGAAAAGGCTAGTCTCGATCAAGTCTGGCATGTTCTTGAGCGTGTTGGCCTAAAGGAAATGGTTGCGGCCTTACCACAAGGACTGGATACCATGGTTGACGAAGCTGGTCTGCGTTTTTCAGGGGGAGAACGGCACCGAATTGCCCTTGCCCGCATTCTTCTAAAAGAAACACCTATCGTTATTCTCGATGAGCCGACTGTTGGGCTTGATCCCATTACCGAAAAACAACTCCTAACAACCTTTATGGAGGAGCTAAAAGGTAAAACCGTTATCTGGATTACCCACCATTTAAAGGGGATCGAATATGCTGACCGTGTTATTTTCCTCGAAAATGGGCAACTCGAAATGGAAGGCTCTCCTGCCTTTCTAGCGGAAACTAGTCCACGCTTCCGTCATCTCAAAGCAGTTGATGATGGAGAAAAAGAAACAGTATAA
- a CDS encoding PTS transporter subunit EIIC — MDNKTLAKEILHYVGGVDNVKSAQHCATRLRIITKHQDLVNVKAIEDLDKVKGSFYNSGQYQIILGTGLVDKVYEEFMPLIGQRQAGKVEDELLETEKWTFKRAIRIFGDVFVPIIPVLVATGLFMGVRGLLTQDTILSFFGMTNKDVPVELIQFTQILTDTAFAFLPALVAWSTFIIFGGTPILGIVLGLMLVNPVLPNAYSVASGDAEPMVFFDFLKVVGYQGSVLPAFVTAIAATKIEKGFKKIIPDSLDLILRPFLTLLTGLILGIVIIGPIFHSVEIYVLNTVEFLLTLPFGIGGLIYGSFGQLLGILGIHHILSLLEINMLARDGWNLLNPIGTCGNVAQAGAVLAVGMKTVSTKMKQVAYPSALSAALGITEPAVFGVTLRLGKPFIMSMIGGGVGGFFASIFQLKATGLGLTGIPGTLLYLNNQLPLYIVTNLIAFATAFVLTWTVGYKKEETV, encoded by the coding sequence ATGGATAATAAGACATTAGCAAAAGAAATTTTACACTATGTCGGTGGAGTAGACAATGTGAAATCTGCTCAACATTGTGCTACGAGACTACGAATCATCACAAAACATCAAGACTTAGTCAATGTAAAGGCTATTGAGGACTTGGATAAGGTTAAGGGAAGTTTTTATAATTCAGGACAGTATCAAATTATATTAGGAACAGGTTTGGTAGATAAGGTTTATGAAGAGTTTATGCCGTTAATTGGTCAAAGGCAAGCGGGAAAAGTCGAGGATGAATTGCTAGAGACAGAAAAATGGACGTTTAAACGAGCTATTCGAATTTTTGGAGATGTATTTGTTCCGATTATTCCAGTTCTTGTTGCAACAGGTTTATTCATGGGGGTACGAGGTCTTTTGACTCAGGATACTATTTTGTCCTTTTTTGGTATGACAAATAAAGATGTACCCGTCGAATTGATTCAATTTACCCAGATTTTGACAGATACTGCTTTTGCCTTTTTGCCTGCCTTAGTTGCTTGGTCAACCTTCATCATCTTTGGTGGAACTCCTATTTTAGGAATTGTACTTGGTTTGATGTTAGTCAATCCAGTTTTACCAAATGCTTATTCAGTTGCTTCAGGTGATGCAGAACCAATGGTTTTCTTTGACTTCTTGAAAGTAGTTGGATACCAAGGCTCAGTTTTACCAGCCTTTGTGACAGCTATTGCTGCAACAAAGATTGAAAAAGGATTTAAAAAGATTATTCCAGACTCATTGGATTTAATTTTGCGGCCATTCCTCACTCTTTTGACCGGATTAATTCTTGGGATAGTTATTATTGGACCTATTTTTCATAGCGTAGAAATTTATGTGCTAAATACAGTTGAATTTCTTCTAACCCTACCTTTTGGTATTGGTGGTTTAATCTATGGAAGTTTTGGACAATTACTGGGAATTTTAGGGATTCATCATATCCTCAGCTTACTGGAAATCAATATGTTGGCACGTGATGGATGGAATTTACTGAATCCTATTGGAACATGTGGGAATGTGGCACAAGCAGGAGCAGTACTAGCAGTTGGCATGAAAACAGTTTCTACTAAAATGAAACAAGTTGCCTATCCTTCAGCCTTATCAGCAGCTCTTGGAATTACTGAACCAGCTGTATTTGGTGTAACCTTGCGGCTTGGTAAGCCATTCATCATGTCAATGATTGGAGGAGGAGTTGGGGGATTCTTTGCTTCGATTTTCCAATTGAAAGCAACAGGTCTTGGCTTGACTGGAATTCCTGGAACTTTGCTGTATTTGAATAATCAATTGCCACTATATATTGTGACAAATCTTATTGCATTTGCAACGGCTTTTGTTTTAACGTGGACAGTTGGCTATAAAAAAGAAGAAACAGTATAA
- the cydD gene encoding thiol reductant ABC exporter subunit CydD — protein sequence MLDKAVMRLSGVHKLLGLLAGLDILQAIFIIGQATGISQAITGVWEGQALNNQLWPILCFFLSYLGRHGINYLKDERLDAFSSQQARLLRENLFQKLFELGPHIVQKEGSGNVITMTLDGISLVENYLHLILNKMMNMSIIPWIILAYICYLDWESGLVLLVVFPIIILFMIILGYAAQARANRQYQQYQLLSNHFLDTLRGIDTLKFFGRSKPYAKNIYQTSENFRKATMGALRIGILSTFALDFFTTLSIAVVAVLLGLRLINGQMLLFPALTILILAPEYFLPVRDFSSDYHATLDGKNAMQSIQEILNTTSIRKEQISMAPWTRDSRLALDQISMAYEDKKLFEGTSLALTGYQKIGIIGMSGSGKSSLINLLSGFLAPVEGNIWIDQQKVTNLDQEDWRKQLLYIPQNPYVFEMSLRDNITFYTPSASDEEVREAISVVGLDELVASLPEGLGTRIGNGARPLSGGQAQRIALARAFLDKERRILLLDEPTAHLDIETELELKEKMLPLMENRLVLLATHRLHWLHQMDTIWVVDQGQIVEMGSYEELLAKKGKLYHLKTAMGGSHD from the coding sequence ATGCTGGATAAAGCTGTGATGCGCTTGTCCGGTGTTCATAAACTATTAGGATTGCTTGCAGGATTAGACATCCTTCAGGCAATCTTTATTATCGGACAGGCAACAGGTATTAGTCAGGCCATTACGGGTGTCTGGGAGGGACAAGCTCTAAACAATCAACTTTGGCCTATCCTATGCTTTTTTCTCTCCTATCTAGGGCGACATGGCATAAACTACCTCAAGGATGAGCGGTTGGATGCTTTTTCTAGTCAACAGGCGCGTCTCCTACGAGAAAACCTGTTCCAGAAACTCTTTGAATTGGGACCGCATATCGTTCAAAAAGAAGGTTCAGGAAATGTCATCACCATGACCTTAGACGGCATTTCTTTGGTCGAAAATTACCTGCACCTGATTCTCAATAAGATGATGAATATGAGCATCATTCCTTGGATTATTCTAGCCTATATCTGTTATTTAGACTGGGAATCTGGTCTGGTTCTCCTCGTTGTATTTCCCATTATCATCCTATTTATGATTATCTTGGGATATGCGGCACAAGCAAGAGCCAACCGTCAGTACCAACAATACCAGCTCTTGTCCAACCATTTCTTGGATACGCTACGAGGTATTGATACCTTGAAGTTCTTCGGTCGCAGCAAGCCCTATGCCAAGAACATCTACCAAACCAGTGAAAATTTCCGCAAAGCAACCATGGGTGCCTTACGCATTGGAATCTTATCCACTTTTGCTCTTGATTTCTTTACCACCTTATCCATTGCGGTAGTCGCAGTTCTTCTGGGGCTTCGATTGATCAACGGTCAAATGCTGCTTTTTCCAGCCCTAACTATTCTCATTTTAGCTCCAGAATATTTCCTACCTGTGCGTGATTTTTCAAGTGACTACCACGCTACCTTAGACGGAAAAAATGCCATGCAAAGTATTCAAGAAATCTTGAATACCACAAGTATCCGCAAGGAACAAATCAGCATGGCACCATGGACGAGAGACAGTCGCTTAGCATTGGATCAGATTTCCATGGCCTACGAGGATAAAAAACTTTTTGAAGGAACATCACTTGCTCTCACAGGCTATCAAAAAATCGGTATTATCGGCATGAGTGGTTCTGGGAAGTCTAGTCTTATCAATCTCTTGAGTGGATTCCTAGCACCTGTCGAGGGCAACATTTGGATAGACCAGCAGAAAGTCACTAACCTTGATCAGGAAGATTGGCGTAAGCAACTCCTTTACATCCCACAAAATCCCTATGTCTTTGAAATGAGCCTTCGTGACAACATCACCTTCTATACCCCTTCAGCCAGCGATGAGGAGGTACGAGAGGCGATTTCAGTTGTCGGGTTGGATGAACTGGTGGCTAGTCTACCTGAAGGTCTTGGCACCCGTATCGGAAATGGGGCTCGTCCTCTAAGTGGCGGTCAAGCACAGCGGATTGCTCTTGCCCGTGCCTTTCTTGATAAAGAGCGTCGTATTCTCCTACTCGATGAGCCAACCGCCCACCTTGACATTGAAACCGAGCTGGAACTAAAGGAAAAAATGTTACCATTGATGGAGAACCGCTTGGTCTTACTCGCCACTCACCGCCTTCACTGGCTCCACCAAATGGACACTATCTGGGTCGTAGATCAAGGACAAATCGTGGAAATGGGAAGCTACGAAGAACTCCTAGCCAAAAAAGGCAAACTCTATCACCTAAAAACTGCAATGGGAGGAAGTCATGACTAA